One window of Treponema denticola genomic DNA carries:
- the pdxS gene encoding pyridoxal 5'-phosphate synthase lyase subunit PdxS, translated as MDILDKLRGGVIMDVTNPEQAKIAENAGAVAVMALERIPADIRAAGGVSRMSDPRMIKEIIKAVKIPVMAKVRIGHFVEASILEAIGIDFIDESEVLSPADEVYHVDKNKFKVPFVCGARNLGEALRRIQEGAKMIRTKGEAGTGDVIQAVKHMRQIQSEMRQLTCLREDELYVAAKNFQVPYALVEYVHKHGKLPVPNFSAGGVATPADAALMVHLGADGVFVGSGIFKSGDPAKRAAAIVKAVKNYDNPAILAEVSENLGPAMVGINEEEIKVIMSERGV; from the coding sequence GTGGATATTTTAGATAAACTAAGGGGCGGAGTCATTATGGACGTAACCAACCCCGAACAAGCAAAGATTGCAGAAAATGCAGGAGCCGTTGCAGTCATGGCCCTCGAAAGAATTCCGGCCGATATAAGGGCAGCCGGAGGGGTCTCAAGAATGAGCGATCCTAGGATGATTAAAGAAATCATAAAGGCCGTAAAAATTCCGGTTATGGCAAAGGTCAGAATCGGTCACTTTGTAGAAGCTTCAATTTTGGAAGCTATCGGTATCGATTTTATTGATGAGTCCGAAGTGTTGTCTCCGGCAGATGAGGTTTACCATGTAGATAAAAATAAATTCAAGGTGCCCTTTGTCTGCGGTGCCCGAAATTTGGGAGAAGCGTTAAGAAGAATCCAAGAAGGCGCAAAGATGATACGCACAAAGGGTGAGGCCGGAACCGGAGATGTAATTCAGGCTGTAAAACACATGCGCCAAATCCAAAGTGAAATGAGGCAGCTGACATGCCTTCGCGAAGATGAGCTCTATGTCGCTGCAAAGAATTTTCAAGTACCTTATGCACTTGTAGAATATGTGCATAAGCACGGGAAGCTCCCCGTTCCGAACTTTTCGGCAGGAGGAGTTGCGACCCCCGCAGACGCAGCCTTGATGGTTCACCTCGGTGCTGACGGCGTTTTTGTCGGAAGCGGTATTTTTAAATCGGGCGATCCTGCAAAAAGAGCTGCCGCCATCGTAAAGGCCGTAAAAAATTACGATAATCCTGCAATCTTAGCAGAGGTTTCAGAAAACCTCGGCCCTGCCATGGTTGGAATCAACGAAGAAGAAATAAAAGTTATAATGAGCGAAAGAGGAGTCTAA
- a CDS encoding galactokinase, with protein MGFNADIKNLENMGEGELKVELKKLFDEVYDASPEEGILIASPLSLTLMGEELDYNGGNVLNLCCDKSIYFFIRKNNSDKISLTDLVLNKKFEGLISGQAGKNQNPDSRKEGFASSIFNIILLTIQKINKHFENPLSGFDIMVFDKLRFKTGQTSLPAFEAGFCMGLLSLFKLKESFKAIASLCLEAKHEILNTKRGLSNQISSFSAKQDALNLFDSRDLSFLSLPLNLREYGIVIIGIRTNSEAYRASSNIRYMECEEGLRILQNKLDLDHLCEITEADYTYYQPSFLDKTIMRRVKHCITENARTSKAVMALEKGDMDLLGKLLCESHISMRDDFELMSTEQNVLFETAIIQRGCRGAKLVGNTEGCYILALVKKDALDEFYLEVHKRYFEKTGVSPEFFEFKSVAGVRIL; from the coding sequence ATGGGTTTTAATGCGGATATAAAGAATTTGGAAAACATGGGCGAAGGTGAATTAAAAGTTGAACTTAAAAAACTTTTTGATGAGGTTTATGACGCTTCGCCGGAAGAAGGAATTTTAATAGCCTCTCCTCTTAGTTTGACCCTCATGGGCGAAGAGCTGGATTATAACGGCGGAAATGTTTTAAATTTATGCTGCGATAAATCTATTTATTTTTTTATTAGAAAAAATAACTCGGATAAAATTTCTTTGACGGATTTGGTTTTAAATAAAAAGTTTGAAGGCCTTATAAGCGGACAAGCCGGAAAAAATCAAAATCCGGACAGCAGGAAAGAAGGTTTTGCAAGTTCCATATTCAATATTATTCTTTTAACGATACAAAAAATTAATAAGCATTTTGAAAATCCTTTAAGCGGTTTTGATATAATGGTCTTCGATAAGTTACGCTTTAAAACAGGGCAGACTTCATTACCGGCATTTGAAGCTGGCTTTTGTATGGGCCTCTTATCTCTATTTAAACTTAAAGAGAGCTTTAAAGCTATAGCCTCGCTGTGTTTGGAAGCCAAACATGAAATCTTAAACACAAAGAGAGGGCTGTCAAATCAAATATCTTCTTTTTCGGCAAAACAAGATGCTCTTAATTTGTTTGACTCTAGGGATCTTTCTTTTTTAAGTCTGCCCTTAAATTTAAGAGAATATGGAATAGTAATAATCGGTATCCGCACAAACAGTGAAGCTTATAGGGCTTCGTCCAATATCCGCTACATGGAATGTGAAGAAGGCCTGCGTATTTTACAAAACAAATTAGACTTGGATCATCTTTGCGAAATAACCGAAGCGGATTATACATACTATCAGCCTAGTTTTTTGGATAAGACAATTATGCGGAGGGTAAAGCACTGCATTACCGAAAACGCAAGAACATCTAAGGCGGTAATGGCTTTAGAGAAAGGAGATATGGATCTTTTGGGAAAGCTCCTTTGTGAATCCCATATTTCGATGAGGGATGATTTTGAGCTTATGAGTACCGAACAAAATGTTCTTTTTGAAACTGCCATTATTCAAAGAGGATGCCGAGGAGCAAAGTTAGTCGGAAATACCGAAGGCTGCTATATTCTGGCCTTGGTAAAAAAAGATGCTCTTGACGAATTTTATCTTGAGGTACATAAAAGGTATTTTGAAAAAACAGGAGTCAGTCCCGAATTTTTTGAATTTAAAAGTGTTGCAGGAGTCCGCATTTTATAA
- a CDS encoding tRNA 2-thiocytidine biosynthesis TtcA family protein, which produces MANPKLFRTIDRAVFDYKMIEEGDRILLAASGGKDSTALAEYFSMRLKRPSPRFQVHAMHIATDVAPPLSPDLIKMFENWNIPLTIKTVSVLGRLKPNEKMNCWWCSTQRRTELNKFAMEEGFNKIALGHHLDDILETLLMNSLEKGILSTMPPVLRFEKYPVTMIRPLCLADLPMIIRHSEQAGYICSTCTCNFQENSARKTARSRLDHLTGGSYKLKINLFNSLKNILPEYLP; this is translated from the coding sequence ATGGCAAACCCCAAACTTTTTAGAACAATCGACAGGGCTGTTTTTGATTATAAAATGATAGAAGAAGGAGACCGAATTTTACTTGCTGCTTCAGGCGGAAAAGATTCTACGGCCTTAGCCGAGTATTTTTCAATGCGCTTAAAACGCCCCTCGCCTAGATTTCAAGTTCATGCTATGCACATCGCAACCGACGTAGCTCCGCCCCTTTCTCCTGATTTAATAAAAATGTTTGAAAACTGGAATATTCCGCTCACAATAAAAACCGTTTCCGTCTTGGGAAGATTAAAACCTAATGAAAAGATGAATTGCTGGTGGTGCTCAACTCAAAGGCGTACCGAGCTAAATAAGTTTGCTATGGAGGAAGGTTTTAATAAGATAGCCTTAGGCCATCACTTGGATGATATTTTGGAAACTCTTTTGATGAATTCCTTAGAAAAGGGAATATTGTCTACAATGCCCCCTGTCTTAAGATTCGAAAAATATCCCGTTACGATGATAAGGCCGCTCTGCCTTGCAGACCTCCCCATGATTATCCGCCATTCGGAGCAGGCCGGTTATATATGTTCTACCTGCACCTGCAACTTTCAAGAAAACTCCGCCCGCAAAACAGCCCGCTCAAGACTCGACCACTTGACAGGCGGCTCCTACAAGCTCAAGATAAACCTTTTTAATTCTCTAAAGAATATCTTGCCTGAATATCTGCCGTGA
- the arcA gene encoding arginine deiminase, translated as MAVINVTSEIGKLKKVLLHRPGKELLNLTPDKLDELLFDDIPFLKMAQKEHDAFADILSKNGVEVVYLEDLAAEAVSQSAEIREKFIKQYINEADIYSEYYQKMIYDFLNGIKDPKELILKTMEGVNANEIPFKNTHSLSHYVLDSGSMIINPMPNLYFTRDPFACIGNGVSLNKMYSVTRCRETIYGEYIFEHHPEYAGKVNRFYNRYDAPSIEGGDILNIGKDVLAIGLSQRTSANAIDSIANNIFYNSDSPIKTILAFQIPAIRAFMHLDTVFTQIDFDKFTIHPGILGPLRVFEITQGAKKGELNVKQIDSTLEKVLEKYTGAGKVELIQCAGGDKIAAEREQWNDGSNTLCISPGTIVVYERNDVTNEILNKKGLKVLEMPCGELSRGRGGPRCMSMPLLREDIR; from the coding sequence ATGGCTGTCATAAATGTTACAAGCGAAATAGGAAAACTAAAAAAGGTGCTCCTGCACCGTCCCGGAAAGGAACTTTTAAATCTTACCCCCGATAAACTTGATGAACTATTGTTTGACGATATTCCGTTTTTAAAAATGGCCCAAAAAGAACACGATGCTTTTGCCGATATTCTGTCTAAAAACGGAGTGGAGGTTGTATATCTTGAAGACTTGGCGGCTGAGGCTGTTTCTCAAAGTGCGGAAATCCGCGAAAAATTTATAAAGCAATATATTAACGAAGCTGACATCTATTCCGAATATTATCAAAAAATGATCTATGATTTTCTTAATGGAATCAAGGATCCGAAAGAACTTATCCTAAAAACAATGGAAGGCGTAAACGCAAACGAGATACCCTTTAAGAATACACATTCGCTTTCACACTATGTTTTGGATTCAGGTTCTATGATAATAAACCCTATGCCCAACCTCTACTTTACCCGCGACCCCTTTGCATGTATAGGAAACGGAGTCAGCTTAAATAAAATGTACTCGGTAACAAGATGCCGTGAAACTATTTACGGGGAGTACATATTTGAGCATCATCCCGAATATGCCGGAAAGGTAAACAGATTTTACAACCGCTATGATGCTCCCAGTATTGAAGGCGGAGACATCTTAAATATCGGTAAAGATGTTTTGGCGATAGGGCTTTCACAGAGGACATCCGCCAACGCCATCGATTCTATAGCAAATAATATCTTTTATAACTCGGATTCCCCTATAAAAACGATCTTAGCTTTTCAAATCCCTGCTATCAGGGCCTTTATGCACTTGGACACGGTCTTTACTCAGATAGACTTTGACAAGTTTACCATTCACCCCGGAATTTTAGGGCCTTTAAGAGTCTTTGAAATTACCCAAGGTGCCAAAAAGGGAGAACTCAACGTAAAGCAGATTGATTCTACCTTAGAAAAGGTTCTTGAAAAATATACGGGAGCCGGAAAGGTTGAGCTTATCCAATGTGCCGGAGGCGACAAGATTGCAGCCGAACGCGAACAGTGGAATGACGGTTCCAATACCCTCTGCATAAGCCCGGGCACAATAGTCGTTTATGAAAGAAACGATGTTACAAACGAAATCTTAAACAAGAAGGGCTTAAAAGTCCTCGAAATGCCCTGCGGTGAACTTTCCCGCGGCCGCGGCGGCCCCCGCTGTATGAGCATGCCTCTATTAAGGGAAGATATAAGGTAA
- a CDS encoding M20 family peptidase, which translates to MNYFYLLFLLLVFPLVLLLRALAFKPKKPNKLIVENVDMDFDKAISRFAGMIKIPTVSHADVSLEDPSVFKKFQAYLNEAYPLVTKTCPRRILGPKGLLYHWKGKSSEKASVFMAHYDVVPVNREGWSRDPFGAEIIDNVLWGRGTLDTKCTLCGVMEAAEYLLSKGFVPEHDIYLSFSGDEEPHGPSCPAIVEELKKENINVEFVLDEGGAVVEGVFPGIKERFAVIGIGEKGQMDVELSMESKGGHASTPPKHTIVGKLAQAVCNIENNPLPMHVTPPVSAMFNVLGRHAGLGMKLVFANLKVFYPLFNMLTKKTGGELNAMLRTTTAVTKMSGSDAFNVIPPKASIGINIRYLAEDGRENIISHFKRVIKNEDVKIEVKYDEEPSRYSKIDCPEFELLSNAIRQTWEKTLVTPYLMMACSDSRHYSKISDKVYRFSAMHLTKEERGLIHGNDERIRLDEFKRTLAFFVRIMNKF; encoded by the coding sequence ATGAATTATTTTTACCTATTATTTTTGCTTCTTGTATTTCCCTTAGTTTTGCTGCTAAGGGCTCTCGCATTTAAACCTAAAAAACCGAATAAACTTATCGTAGAAAATGTCGATATGGACTTTGATAAGGCCATAAGCCGGTTTGCAGGGATGATAAAGATTCCTACGGTATCTCACGCCGATGTCAGTCTTGAAGACCCGTCAGTTTTTAAGAAATTCCAAGCCTATCTGAACGAAGCCTACCCTCTTGTTACAAAAACCTGCCCGCGCCGAATCTTAGGGCCTAAAGGGCTACTCTATCATTGGAAGGGCAAGAGCTCCGAAAAAGCCTCGGTTTTTATGGCTCATTATGATGTAGTTCCCGTAAATCGGGAGGGCTGGAGCCGAGATCCCTTCGGGGCTGAAATTATAGATAATGTACTCTGGGGGCGCGGTACTTTGGATACTAAGTGTACCCTTTGCGGCGTAATGGAAGCTGCCGAGTATCTTCTTTCAAAGGGCTTTGTACCCGAACATGATATCTATCTTTCTTTTTCGGGAGATGAAGAACCGCACGGCCCAAGCTGCCCTGCAATAGTCGAAGAGCTTAAAAAAGAAAATATAAATGTGGAGTTCGTTCTTGACGAGGGAGGGGCCGTAGTTGAAGGCGTTTTCCCCGGCATCAAAGAAAGGTTTGCCGTAATAGGTATAGGAGAAAAGGGGCAGATGGATGTGGAGCTTTCGATGGAAAGTAAGGGCGGCCACGCTTCAACTCCTCCTAAGCACACGATTGTAGGTAAATTGGCGCAAGCCGTCTGCAATATCGAAAACAATCCCCTCCCCATGCATGTAACACCTCCGGTTTCGGCTATGTTCAATGTTCTCGGCCGTCATGCAGGCCTTGGAATGAAATTAGTCTTTGCAAACCTAAAAGTTTTTTATCCCCTATTTAACATGCTTACCAAAAAAACAGGCGGAGAATTAAATGCCATGCTCCGCACCACAACGGCCGTAACAAAGATGTCCGGCTCCGATGCCTTTAATGTTATTCCGCCTAAAGCAAGTATAGGAATCAATATCCGCTATTTAGCCGAGGACGGAAGAGAGAACATTATTTCTCATTTTAAAAGAGTAATAAAAAATGAGGATGTAAAAATTGAAGTCAAATACGATGAAGAACCCAGCCGATATTCAAAAATAGATTGCCCCGAATTCGAGCTTTTAAGCAATGCAATCAGACAGACTTGGGAAAAGACATTAGTAACTCCCTATCTGATGATGGCTTGTTCGGATTCCCGCCATTACTCAAAAATATCGGATAAGGTTTATAGGTTTTCTGCAATGCACCTAACAAAAGAGGAGAGAGGCTTAATTCACGGCAATGACGAAAGAATCCGCTTGGACGAGTTTAAACGCACCCTCGCATTTTTTGTACGTATAATGAATAAATTCTAA
- a CDS encoding ferritin, with amino-acid sequence MNEKITKALNEQINKEMESAYLYLGMAVHFEAEALTGFAHWMQTQAKEEMEHALKIYKYLFEIGAKPVLGAIGAQSTEYGKPIDVIKKVLEHEKFVTASITSLYELALAEKDYKTQSFLTWFINEQVEEEANVTAILDKFKYIDSNTGLMILDKELGERA; translated from the coding sequence ATGAATGAAAAAATTACAAAGGCTTTAAACGAGCAGATTAACAAGGAAATGGAATCGGCTTATTTATATTTAGGTATGGCTGTACATTTTGAAGCTGAGGCTCTTACAGGTTTTGCCCATTGGATGCAGACTCAAGCTAAAGAAGAAATGGAGCATGCTCTTAAAATATACAAATACTTGTTTGAAATAGGCGCAAAACCTGTTTTAGGAGCCATAGGAGCCCAGAGTACCGAATATGGAAAACCGATAGATGTTATCAAAAAGGTTTTAGAACACGAAAAATTTGTAACTGCTTCTATCACAAGCCTTTACGAGTTGGCCCTAGCCGAAAAAGATTATAAAACTCAAAGCTTCTTAACTTGGTTTATCAATGAGCAGGTTGAAGAAGAAGCCAATGTTACGGCTATCTTGGATAAGTTTAAGTACATCGATAGCAATACAGGTCTTATGATTTTGGATAAAGAACTGGGCGAAAGAGCTTAA
- the deoC gene encoding deoxyribose-phosphate aldolase, translating to MELNKYIDHTLLKPTASEKDIIKICNEAKEYHFASVCVNPCNVSLVSNELKGSDVKVCSVISFPFGASSTEVKVEEAKKAIEAGAEEIDMVINVGKLLEGDLEYTQNEVSAITKVCHEKNVLLKVIVETCYLEEKNIADICAIIEKAGADFIKTSTGYGPRGASVEDIKLFKKYLKKDTKIKASGGVRTREDAETYIGLGCSRIGASSGIAIVTGK from the coding sequence ATGGAATTAAATAAATATATAGATCATACCCTTCTTAAACCGACAGCTTCCGAAAAGGACATAATTAAAATTTGTAATGAAGCAAAGGAGTATCATTTTGCTTCCGTTTGTGTAAACCCTTGCAATGTTTCATTGGTAAGCAATGAACTTAAAGGTTCCGATGTAAAGGTGTGCAGCGTTATTTCTTTTCCCTTTGGGGCATCTTCAACGGAGGTAAAAGTAGAAGAGGCTAAAAAAGCAATTGAAGCCGGTGCTGAAGAGATAGACATGGTTATAAATGTCGGGAAACTTTTAGAAGGAGATTTGGAATATACGCAAAATGAAGTGAGTGCCATAACAAAGGTCTGCCATGAAAAGAATGTTCTTCTTAAAGTAATTGTCGAAACCTGTTATCTTGAAGAAAAAAATATTGCGGATATTTGTGCAATTATCGAAAAGGCCGGAGCAGATTTTATAAAGACCTCAACAGGCTACGGCCCCCGAGGTGCTTCGGTTGAAGATATAAAACTATTTAAAAAATACTTAAAAAAAGATACAAAGATAAAAGCTTCAGGCGGGGTGCGCACTCGTGAAGATGCGGAAACCTATATCGGTTTGGGCTGTTCAAGGATAGGTGCAAGCAGCGGTATTGCAATAGTTACCGGCAAGTAA
- a CDS encoding tetratricopeptide repeat protein has protein sequence MASNLNIIIEQANSAILSRDYAFAEKILLNQLKKQKNTPEEYYQLKILLGKLYIRSGDMKKGLEIYKELNSLNPNNLDILNNMGVIYRRLNMFNESIVILEKAKAIDSKNETTLYNLGNTYKQNGDYKHAIQCFTDVLDIKPDDALAYNHLGSVYFLCKDYPKALETYKIGLKVDPNHPFLNFNLAELYKEEKLYKEAINSYQTAMKTKPNWYEALTAIADCYVEMEELRKAIETYKIIIGSISQSEENFTKLAKLYEKVHEDKYAEDFYKKAVSVNGNFLPAVLGYADMLKAQKRYFDAYNILINNKEKNPDNKELLLSTAEVCLMLEDYAKAKEILNHLSKEIKGDKDVLKMQGKLYSVLGDTKKAELIFEHLLQLSPSEINMRAELADLYFHNDKYKEAANELIKYLNEKPQEISARLKLGKAYEQMKRYDLAKHEYNKIIKNDAKNTEALAAILELNKNEGNTVEAVRLANKIVDIQTDKIENDDIGSLSKSVQLYEDAVKSYGDDGILNKNLDKLKPPQEELDISPEPDLENLGAVNFEDDDEITLSESFEDMPDLEMPFDDLMELADDEVFDRGEDEESLDNLVYVDAPIDDSPDIGVEYDPLELTKPGPNRNRKNDIPEEEFQLQDTSAREEMPATGAPAPQSQPYQAPPNEPAPYQAQPQQQSSVPESDYSQDLSSAAKSEKPGTADIPFSAAKPDAVDSFGSEGEEIEMGTELETVPEFQNASSPLPERQEDKKTPQTSDRPSFDDEDFLDPAGTAPDSLIPSSFDDDLNTSDSVDEIVNKFSDKPYLSVLPHSLKESPQFEEELDIIESYEIVNLFVYLRDLMDNLPSIELKDFLISNERIQMEYVINKLSGEVGLKRRMILLNVRGALKKTIEPKTSTDKTLKDVLGYLRIIASQLPDKGFASACIGKINSLIEQIE, from the coding sequence ATGGCGAGTAATTTGAACATTATAATTGAGCAGGCTAATTCAGCTATTTTATCTCGTGACTATGCTTTTGCCGAAAAAATTTTATTAAATCAATTAAAAAAACAAAAAAATACACCTGAGGAGTATTATCAGTTAAAAATTCTTTTAGGAAAACTCTATATCCGATCCGGCGATATGAAAAAGGGTTTGGAAATATACAAAGAGCTAAATTCTCTTAATCCCAATAATTTGGATATTTTAAATAATATGGGCGTTATCTACCGCCGCCTTAACATGTTTAATGAATCAATAGTTATCTTGGAAAAGGCAAAGGCGATAGACAGCAAAAACGAAACAACTCTTTATAATCTAGGTAATACATATAAACAAAATGGGGATTACAAACATGCAATACAATGTTTTACCGATGTATTGGATATAAAACCGGATGATGCCCTTGCATATAACCATTTAGGAAGCGTATATTTTCTATGTAAAGATTACCCTAAAGCTCTTGAAACTTATAAGATTGGCTTAAAAGTGGATCCCAACCATCCATTTTTGAATTTTAATCTTGCAGAATTATATAAGGAAGAAAAGCTTTACAAAGAAGCGATTAATTCATATCAAACTGCTATGAAAACAAAACCTAATTGGTATGAAGCCCTTACAGCCATTGCCGATTGTTATGTGGAAATGGAAGAACTTAGAAAAGCGATTGAAACCTATAAAATAATTATAGGGTCAATAAGTCAATCGGAAGAAAATTTTACAAAATTAGCCAAACTTTATGAAAAAGTTCATGAAGATAAATATGCCGAAGATTTTTATAAAAAAGCCGTTTCTGTGAATGGAAACTTTTTGCCTGCAGTGCTTGGATATGCCGATATGCTTAAAGCTCAAAAAAGATATTTTGATGCTTATAATATTTTGATAAATAACAAAGAGAAAAATCCTGATAATAAAGAATTATTATTGAGCACGGCAGAAGTATGTTTGATGCTTGAAGATTATGCAAAGGCAAAAGAAATCTTAAATCATTTGAGTAAAGAAATTAAGGGCGATAAAGATGTTCTTAAAATGCAAGGTAAGCTTTATTCGGTATTAGGGGATACAAAAAAAGCAGAGCTTATTTTTGAACACTTACTTCAGTTATCTCCAAGTGAAATAAATATGAGGGCCGAATTGGCTGATTTATATTTTCATAATGATAAATATAAAGAAGCAGCAAATGAACTTATCAAATATCTAAATGAAAAGCCTCAAGAAATTTCTGCAAGGTTAAAATTAGGAAAAGCCTATGAACAAATGAAAAGGTATGATTTAGCCAAGCATGAATATAATAAAATAATAAAAAATGATGCAAAGAATACCGAAGCTCTTGCGGCAATTTTAGAGCTGAACAAAAATGAAGGTAATACTGTTGAGGCTGTTCGCCTTGCAAATAAAATTGTTGATATTCAAACGGATAAGATAGAAAATGACGATATAGGCAGTTTGTCCAAGTCTGTTCAGTTATATGAAGATGCCGTTAAGTCTTACGGCGATGACGGCATTCTGAATAAAAATCTTGATAAGCTTAAACCTCCTCAAGAAGAACTTGATATAAGTCCTGAGCCGGATTTAGAAAATTTGGGAGCGGTAAATTTTGAAGATGATGATGAAATAACTCTCAGCGAAAGCTTTGAAGATATGCCCGATTTAGAAATGCCTTTTGATGATCTGATGGAATTGGCTGATGATGAAGTTTTTGATAGAGGAGAAGATGAAGAGTCGTTAGATAATTTGGTCTATGTTGATGCACCCATTGATGATAGTCCGGACATAGGTGTAGAGTATGATCCTCTTGAGTTGACTAAGCCAGGACCCAATAGGAACCGAAAGAACGATATACCTGAAGAAGAGTTTCAACTTCAAGATACTTCAGCAAGAGAAGAGATGCCCGCAACTGGGGCTCCCGCTCCTCAATCTCAGCCATATCAAGCTCCTCCAAATGAGCCGGCTCCTTATCAAGCTCAACCGCAGCAGCAATCAAGTGTGCCTGAATCGGATTATTCCCAAGATCTTAGCTCTGCTGCAAAATCCGAAAAGCCCGGCACAGCCGATATTCCCTTTTCTGCGGCAAAGCCTGATGCAGTTGACAGCTTTGGCTCTGAAGGTGAAGAAATCGAAATGGGAACGGAATTGGAAACAGTACCGGAATTTCAAAATGCTTCTAGTCCGCTGCCTGAAAGACAGGAAGATAAAAAAACGCCGCAAACTTCCGACCGGCCAAGCTTTGATGATGAGGATTTTTTAGATCCTGCCGGTACGGCTCCCGACTCCCTTATTCCTTCTTCCTTTGATGATGATTTGAATACTTCCGATTCTGTTGATGAAATTGTAAATAAATTTTCTGACAAACCGTATCTTTCAGTTCTGCCTCACAGTTTAAAAGAATCTCCTCAATTTGAAGAAGAGTTGGATATTATCGAAAGTTATGAAATAGTTAATCTTTTTGTCTATTTGCGCGACTTAATGGATAATCTTCCCTCCATCGAATTAAAAGATTTTCTTATAAGTAATGAGCGTATTCAAATGGAATATGTTATAAATAAATTGTCCGGAGAGGTCGGGTTAAAACGAAGAATGATCCTCTTAAATGTAAGAGGTGCTTTGAAAAAAACAATAGAGCCTAAAACTTCTACGGATAAAACTTTAAAGGATGTGTTGGGCTATCTTAGAATAATTGCGTCTCAGTTGCCGGATAAGGGGTTTGCCTCTGCCTGCATAGGAAAGATCAATAGCCTGATAGAACAAATCGAATAA